A genome region from Solanum pennellii chromosome 12, SPENNV200 includes the following:
- the LOC107007101 gene encoding dolichyl-diphosphooligosaccharide--protein glycosyltransferase subunit STT3A, producing MAASSDTVTPSSLRLAFGNVFSLFILILIGVLAFSIRIFSVIKYESVIHEFDPYFNYRVTQFLTKNGIYDFWNWFDDRTWYPLGRVIGGTVYPGLTLTAGTLWWILNSLNIPLSVETVCVFTAPTFSAFAAWATYLLTKEVKGVGAGLTAAALLAMVPSYISRSVAGSYDNEAVAIFALIFTFYLYIKTLNTGSLFYATLNALSYFYMVCSWGGYTFIINLIPMHALLCIVTGRYSSRLYIAYAPLVILGTLLAALVPVVGFNAVMTSEHFASFLVFLILNVVGLVYYIKGMLTPKMFKVAVTLVVSAGLIVCCAVVAVLVALVASSPTKGWSGRSLSLLDPTYASKYIPIIASVSEHQPPTWPSYFMDINVLAFLVPAGIIACFLPLTDASSFVILYLVTSVYFSGVMVRLMLVLAPAACIMSGIALSSAFGVFTRSIKFASTGKQADAGDNGDGVTQNDVVKSDRNEELPKEKASRKKKKEKENVEKAPIANKKSEKRLLMLPMEASFVAILLLVLLGAFYVVHCVWAAAEAYSAPSIVLTSQSHDGLHVFDDFREAYAWLSHNTDVDDKVASWWDYGYQTTAMANRTVIVDNNTWNNTHIATVGTAMSSPEKAAWEIFNSLDVKYVLVVFGGLVGYPSDDINKFLWMVRIGGGVFPHIKEPDYLRDGQYRIDSMATPTMLNSLMYKLSYYRFVETDGKGYDRVRRTEIGKKHFKLTHFEEVFTTHHWMVRLYKLKPPKNRIRGKTKKSKSKATSTSSRRSATQKKNPWQ from the exons ATGGCGGCCTCTTCAGATACCGTTACGCCGTCGAGCCTCCGGTTGGCTTTCGGCAATGTGTTCTCGTTGTTCATTCTCATACTGATCGGAGTTCTCGCTTTCTCGATCCGTATCTTCTCC gTGATTAAGTATGAGAGTGTTATTCATGAGTTCGATCCTTATTTCAACTATAGAGTCACTCAG TTTCTGACTAAGAATGGAATTTACGACTTCTGGAATTGGTTTGATGATCGGACCTG GTATCCACTTGGACGAGTGATTGGTGGAACTGTTTACCCTGGACTGACATTGACTGCTGGCACTTTATGGTG GATACTTAATTCCTTGAATATTCCTCTTTCTGTGGAAACAGTTTGTGTGTTTACTGCTCCTACATTCTCTGCCTTTGCTGCTTGGGCAACATACCTTCTAACAAAG GAAGTTAAAGGGGTTGGGGCTGGACTAACTGCTGCAGCTCTTTTGGCCATG GTTCCATCATATATATCTCGATCAGTGGCTGGAAGCTATGACAATGAAGCTGTGGCCATATTTGCATTGATCTTCACTTTCTATCTCTATATAAAG ACACTGAACACGGGGTCCCTCTTTTATGCTACTCTAAATGCCTTGTCATACTTTTACATG GTTTGCTCGTGGGGAGGATATACCTTTATCATCAACCTTATTCCAATGCATGCCCTACTTTGCATCGTAACTGGGCGTTATTCTTCACGGCTTTATATTGCCTATGCTCCATTA GTTATCTTGGGAACACTATTGGCTGCTTTGGTCCCCGTTGTAGGTTTTAATGCAGTAATGACATCAGAACATTTTGCCTCATTTCTG GTGTTCCTAATTCTCAATGTTGTGGGGCTTGTCTATTACATCAAAGGGATGCTCACACCAAAAATGTTCAAAGTAGCTGTGACTCTTGTTGTATCTGCAGGCTT GATTGTTTGCTGCGCTGTGGTAGCTGTGCTAGTTGCGCTTGTTGCCTCTAGCCCAACAAAGGGATGGAGTGGACGAAGCCTTAGTCTGCTTGATCC AACTTATGCGAGCAAGTATATACCAATTATTGCCAGTGTTAGTGAACATCAGCCACCTACTTGGCCTTCTTACTTTATGGACATAAATGTATTAGCATTTTTGGTCCCCGCAGGCATTATT GCATGCTTTTTGCCCCTGACTGATGCTAGCTCCTTTGTGATTCTTTATTTAGTGACTTCAGTGTACTTTTCTGGTGTTATG GTCCGCCTAATGCTTGTACTGGCCCCAGCGGCATGTATAATGTCTGGGATTGCTCTATCATCAGCTTTTGGTGTTTTTACTCGATCAATCAAATTTGCATCAACTGGAAAACAGGCTGAT GCAGGGGATAATGGTGATGGGGTTACACAGAATGATGTGGTGAAATCTGATAGAAATGAAGAACTCCCAAAGGAAAAAGCTtcgagaaaaaagaaaaaagaaaaggagaatgTTGAGAAAGCTCCCATTGCTAATAAAAAAAGTGAGAAGAGGCTTTTGATGTTACCCATGGAGGCTTCTTTTGTTGCTATTCTATTACTTGTGTTGCTGGGTGCCTTTTATGTG GTTCATTGTGTCTGGGCAGCTGCGGAAGCTTACTCAGCTCCTTCTATTGTACTAACATCACAGTCGCATGATGGACTTCATGTTTTTGATGACTTCAGAGAGGCTTATGCATGGTTGAGCCACAATACTGATGTAGATGATAAA GTGGCATCATGGTGGGACTATGGCTATCAAACTACTGCTATGGCCAATCGCACTGTTATCGTTGATAATAACACCTGGAACAATACACATATTGCAACAGTTGGTACAGCCATGTCCTCTCCTGAAAAAGCAGCCTGGGAGATCTTCAACTCTTTGGATGTAAAATATGTTCTTGTTGTCTTTGGAG GTCTTGTTGGGTATCCCAGTGATGATATCAACAAGTTCCTCTGGATGGTTAGAATCGGTGGGGGTGTCTTCCCTCATATCAAGGAACCTGATTATCTG agAGATGGCCAGTACCGGATTGACTCTATGGCTACTCCAACCATGCTGAACTCCCTCATGTACAAACTATCTTATTACAG GTTTGTGGAGACAGATGGCAAGGGGTACGATAGAGTAAGGCGGACTGAAATTGGAAAGAAACATTTTAAGCTCACCCACTTTGAGGAG GTATTTACCACTCACCACTGGATGGTTCGGTTATACAAATTAAAACCTCCTAAGAACAGAATCCGTGGAAAGACAAAGAAGTCTAAATCG AAAGCTACTTCTACTAGCTCGAGAAGAAGCGCAACTCAAAAGAAGAATCCCTGGCAATGA
- the LOC107007102 gene encoding SNW/SKI-interacting protein A: MASLKELLPAAKSTTSTVYDHTSDPWFKNRYSATEAEKSAVIKANPVPPYLKRAGFRPSKLEDFGDGGAFPEIHYAQYPLDMGRKKDWKAGGKNLPVTVDEHGEVRYDAIVRQGENAKKIVYSQHKDLIPKFVKEDESDEEMDQDEKQKVIDETMEETKAALEKIVNVRLSAAQPKNVPTQSQESKFIKYKPSQQAAAFNSGAKERIIRMVEMPVDPLDPPKFKHKRVPRASGSPPVPVMHSPPRPVTVKDQQDWKIPPCISNWKNPKGYTIPLDKRLAADGRGLQDVQINDNFAKLSEALYVAEQKAREAVAMRSKVQKEMMMKEKEKKEIELRELARKARSDRLVGVPSAAAHVPSERDSRNVDDMNEDYERARDLPKESRGEREERLNREKIREERRRERERERRLEAKDAAMGKKSKITRDRDRDVSEKVALGMASTGTSRGEVMYDQRLFNQEKGMDSGFAVDDSYNVYDKGLFTAQPTLSTLYRPKKDTDSEMYGGADEQLDKIMKTERFKPDKAFSGTSERTNTRDGPVAFEKEVEEADPFGLDQFLTEVKKGKKAMSNVGSGGTMKASAGSTRDGYETSSRTRIAFDKGR, encoded by the coding sequence ATGGCATCTCTCAAGGAGCTTCTTCCAGCAGCAAAGTCCACTACCAGCACAGTCTATGACCATACAAGTGACCCGTGGTTCAAGAATAGGTACAGTGCAACTGAGGCGGAGAAATCTGCAGTAATCAAGGCAAATCCGGTACCCCCTTATCTAAAACGGGCTGGATTTAGGCCATCCAAGCTCGAGGACTTTGGGGATGGAGGAGCGTTCCCTGAAATCCATTATGCACAATACCCACTTGATATGGGCAGAAAGAAAGACTGGAAAGCCGGGGGAAAGAATTTGCCTGTTACTGTGGATGAGCATGGTGAAGTGCGATATGATGCAATTGTGAGGCAGGGTGAGAATGCAAAGAAAATTGTTTATTCTCAGCATAAAGATCTTATCCCCAAGTTTGTGAAGGAGGACGAGAGTGATGAAGAGATGGATCAGGATGAGAAGCAGAAAGTAATCGATGAGACAATGGAGGAAACTAAAGCAGCACTTGAGAAGATTGTAAATGTGCGGTTGAGTGCTGCACAACCCAAAAATGTTCCCACACAATCTCAAGAGTCCAAGTTTATTAAGTACAAGCCTTCCCAGCAAGCGGCAGCTTTTAATTCGGGTGCAAAGGAGAGGATTATTAGGATGGTAGAGATGCCCGTGGACCCTCTGGATCCACCAAAGTTCAAACACAAGAGGGTCCCTAGGGCCTCTGGTTCTCCACCTGTGCCTGTTATGCATTCTCCTCCCCGTCCAGTTACAGTGAAGGACCAGCAGGACTGGAAGATTCCACCTTGTATATCAAACTGGAAGAACCCCAAAGGTTACACAATCCCTCTTGATAAGCGTCTTGCTGCTGATGGCAGGGGACTTCAAGATGTTCAGATCAATGATAATTTTGCAAAACTATCAGAGGCTCTGTATGTTGCAGAACAGAAAGCCAGAGAAGCAGTTGCAATGCGGTCAAAGGTTCAGAAAGAGATGATGAtgaaagaaaaggagaagaaagagaTAGAACTTCGGGAGTTGGCCCGCAAGGCAAGATCTGATAGATTGGTTGGGGTACCTTCAGCTGCTGCACATGTACCTTCTGAGAGGGACTCCAGGAATGTTGATGATATGAATGAGGACTATGAGCGAGCAAGAGATTTGCCCAAAGAATCAAGGGGGGAAAGGGAAGAAAGATTGAATAGAGAGAAGATACGTGAGGAGCGGCGCCGTgagagggagagggagaggAGATTGGAGGCAAAAGATGCTGCAATGGGTAAGAAGAGTAAGATCACCAGAGATAGAGACCGTGATGTGAGTGAAAAAGTGGCTCTTGGAATGGCTTCTACTGGCACATCAAGAGGAGAAGTCATGTATGATCAGAGATTGTTCAACCAGGAGAAAGGGATGGATTCTGGATTTGCAGTGGATGATTCCTACAACGTCTATGACAAGGGACTATTTACCGCTCAGCCCACTCTTTCTACTCTATACAGACCGAAGAAAGATACTGATTCTGAAATGTATGGAGGTGCAGATGAGCAGCTGGATAAGATCATGAAGACAGAGCGCTTTAAGCCCGACAAGGCATTTTCTGGAACATCTGAGAGGACTAATACCAGGGATGGGCCTGTGGCATTTGAAAAGGAAGTTGAGGAAGCTGATCCATTTGGTCTAGACCAGTTCTTGACAGAGGTTAAGAAGGGAAAGAAAGCCATGTCAAATGTTGGTAGTGGAGGCACCATGAAGGCTAGTGCTGGCTCCACGCGAGATGGTTATGAAACATCAAGCAGAACTCGTATTGCTTTCGACAAAGGGCGTTGA
- the LOC107005725 gene encoding uncharacterized protein LOC107005725, which produces MEIEPSAPQIAGKKLWNIVRIMLYMLRKGMLKSKVILDIQITFQDMLKRGKIAGKAISNLMLHPPHCSSSSFTCISNNNNDVAMSFITRREYEFSCSNSPKFPLYFANNKRRRNRKGEIDVVQKVFEILNTTSTSHEAGGTTSIAVASPLALLGFGKSPNNVRKLRVTDSPFPIKDSEENYNSQVDKDAEEFIKKFYKDLKQQRKIASLESPSPYHVYAR; this is translated from the coding sequence ATGGAAATCGAGCCAAGTGCACCTCAAATCGCGGGGAAGAAACTATGGAACATAGTTAGAATTATGTTGTACATGCTAAGGAAAGGCATGTTAAAGAGCAAAGTCATTCTAGACATACAAATTACCTTTCAAGACATGTTAAAAAGAGGTAAAATCGCGGGTAAGGCGATAAGCAATCTTATGTTACATCCTCCACATTGTTCATCGTCTTCATTTACATGCATAtcaaacaacaacaacgacgttGCAATGTCATTTATCACACGTCGTGAGTACGAGTTTAGCTGCAGTAATAGTCCTAAATTTCCCCTGTATTTCGCCAATAATAAACGTAGGCGAAATCGTAAAGGGGAAATTGATGTTGTACaaaaagtatttgaaatattaaatacaacAAGTACAAGTCATGAAGCTGGTGGTACAACTTCTATTGCTGTTGCTTCACCTTTAGCATTACTTGGATTTGGTAAAAGTCCAAATAATGTGAGAAAATTAAGAGTTACTGATTCACCATTTCCAATTAAAGATTCAGAGGAAAATTATAATTCACAAGTTGATAAAGATGCTGAAGAATTCATTaagaaattttataaagatttaaagCAACAAAGAAAAATAGCATCTCTTGAATCTCCATCTCCATATCATGTTTATGCtagatga